A stretch of the Strigops habroptila isolate Jane chromosome 15, bStrHab1.2.pri, whole genome shotgun sequence genome encodes the following:
- the LRRC26 gene encoding leucine-rich repeat-containing protein 26: protein MGCWWCRGMVLAWLLLLRPLPSQCCPAACRCSMENVDCSEHGLREVPPGLATNTSALWLDYNFITVLGPRSFPPLPGLQVLSLPHNHLGLIHSQALVGLGALQELDLSDNYLTVLTPETFLPLTNLTKLNLGGNRLRQLEPGVLRVLPQLRALFLQDNPWGCSCSILPLWRWLSHNRDKVREKSLLLCSVPEQLNKYPIMAFGNESFRQCQETSLSAQHYITFMIIGPFSFMASIFFCTFTGSVVVVYHNLRKEPHVSRRSCI, encoded by the exons atggggtgctggtggtgccGCGGCATGGTGCtggcctggctgctgctgctgcgccCGCTGCCCTCGCAGTGCTGCCCCGCTGCCTGCCGCTGCTCCATGGAGAACGTGGACTGCAGCGAGCACGGGCTCCGCGAGGTGCCCCCGGGCCTGGCCACCAACACCAGCGCCCTGTGGCTCGACTACAACTTCATCACGGTGCTGGGGCCACGCTCCTTCCCGCcgctgccagggctgcaggtgCTGAGCCTGCCCCACAACCATCTAGGGCTCATCCACAGCCAGGCACTGGTGGGGCTCGGggccctgcaggagctggatCTCAGCGACAACTACTTGACCGTGCTGACCCCTGAAACCTTCCTGCCCCTCACCAACCTCACCAAGCTGAACCTGGGTGGAAACAGGCTGAGGCAGCTGGAGCCTGGGGTGCTGCGAGTGCTACCCCAGCTCCGAGCCCTCTTCCTGCAGGACAACCCTTGGgggtgcagctgcagcatcctgcctcTCTGGCGCTGGCTCAGCCACAACAGGGACAAAGTGCGAG AGAAGAGCTTGCTCCTCTGCAGTGTCCCGGAGCAACTGAACAAGTATCCGATCATGGCTTTTGGGAATGAGTCCTTCAGGCAATGTCAGGAGACCTCGCTCTCTGCCCAGCACTACATCACCTTCATGATCATTGGACCATTCTCTTTCATGGCCAGCATCTTCTTCTGCACCTTCACAGGCTCCGTCGTGGTGGTTTACCACAACCTGCGCAAGGAACCCCATGTCTCAAGGAGATCCTGCATCTGA
- the RNF224 gene encoding RING finger protein 224, giving the protein MSEASGSPRAEDTGPCIRVHSRTASRGSQRIECIICYSSYDLGVRLPRRLYCGHTFCQACLKRLDAVANEQRWIPCPQCRQNTPTPRGGVAMLDLDLATFLAVKADKEHPQVPGRSHPNSATKSSCKEKVVTQQPVGLCQDTVPPAPFPRHGCCQPCSCCGVTAAFES; this is encoded by the coding sequence ATGTCTGAGGCCAGCGGCAGCCCACGGGCAGAGGACACGGGGCCGTGCATCAGGGTCCACTCGCGCACCGCGAGCAGGGGCAGCCAACGCATCGAGTGCATCATCTGCTACTCCTCCTATGACCTGGGCGTGCGGCTGCCGCGCCGGCTCTACTGCGGCCATACCTTCTGCCAGGCCTGCCTGAAGCGCCTGGACGCCGTGGCCAACGAGCAGCGCTGGATCCCCTGCCCACAGTGCCGCCAAAACACACCCACACCACGCGGTGGCGTTGCCATGCTCGACCTCGACCTGGCCACCTTCCTCGCCGTCAAGGCTGACAAGGAGCATCCCCAGGTGCCCGGGCGGTCCCATCCCAACTCAGCCACCAAGAGCTCATGCAAGGAGAAGGTGGTGACACAGCAGCCAGTGGGGCTGTGCCAAGACACAGTGCCTCCAGCGCCGTTCCCCCGGCATGGCTGCTGCCAGCCGTGCTCATGCTGCGGGGTGACAGCGGCCTTTGAGAGTTGA
- the CYSRT1 gene encoding cysteine-rich tail protein 1 has product MPAGPRVLTASRDMDRGISLENPYASVNIPRAQFQQSFITHYLKDEPTVIANPAAVPTYTEEQEDPAGSWNRPAISTEKSWSRPYNPYASLRMPNRELSNSFYTVTLDKPPKSQELEASGGCGCCKCCSHCRKCCCVVS; this is encoded by the coding sequence ATGCCAGCTGGGCCTCGCGTGCTGACAGCAAGCAGGGACATGGATCGTGGCATCAGCCTGGAGAACCCTTATGCCAGCGTCAACATCCCACGGGCACAGTTCCAGCAAAGCTTCATCACTCACTACCTGAAGGATGAGCCCACCGTCATCGCCAACCCTGCAGCTGTGCCCACCTACACGGAGGAGCAGGAAGACCCTGCTGGCAGCTGGAACAGACCAGCTATTTCCACGGAGAAGTCCTGGTCCCGCCCCTACAACCCCTACGCCAGCCTGAGGATGCCCAACAGGGAATTGTCCAACTCCTTCTACACTGTCACCCTGGACAAGCCACCCAagagccaggagctggaggCCAGTGGGGGATGCGGGTGCTGCAAGTGCTGCTCCCACTGCAGAAAGTGCTGCTGTGTTGTCTCCTAA